Below is a genomic region from Belonocnema kinseyi isolate 2016_QV_RU_SX_M_011 chromosome 4, B_treatae_v1, whole genome shotgun sequence.
TAGGTAGAGTTGAGGGACAGACGCACACAGACTCACACAGGATAGTCACTGCGCATTGCGAACTCctaaatagaatttttggatttttcgtaattcttttttttaatcgattttctaGTGGAGATGCTAaaagcttacattaacccagcacctccacttcttaaaatcactaaataataaaaattcagttgcaaccgaattttgggtttttttgggctcttgaaatccgcaaaaaaataattctccaaAAGAACCCTTAACTTCCGAAATCAACCGCcctcgaaaaattgaaatttttagtaattaaatcACAGCATATTTTTGGACTGTTTTGGGTTCTCAGAAAATAtctacttcgatttttgggctcccacCCTTCACTTAAAAAATGAACCCCTTTTTAACAGGAAGAtatgaaatcttctgaaaatacCCACAACGATTTCTGAGCTACATCCCTTAACGTCAAATATCAACCCCTCTTTACTAcctagatactactttgtcaaaaaataacattttttagaattttgcagtGTCAATAGATTCTCTGATtcttgggttcctcgaaaatatccaatGCCGTTTTAAGGCTCGAactcttaaactaaaaaatcaacccctctaccGCGTAGATACGACTTTctcaaaaaacaacttttttgagaattttacactgtTAATAAAGTCTCTGCCTTTTGGGctccttaaaaatacctactaaaatgtttgggctccaacccttatcatcaaaaatcaacccctctctgccacgtatatttgtttaaaatttgaccccNNNNNNNNNNtttttgttaaatgtccacgttttgagacccctgaatccgaaaaataggtttttacgaatgtttctatCAGTCTGTCCGTCTGTTTGTGGATTGTTTTTTCTTTAGCtagttagcacgataacttttgaaagaatttacaGTTTGGATTGACCTATGGTACACTCTTCTAGTAtttaaaaatgaaggtcaagttcgttagccagccgttttagattaaaatttagaaagtgAGCACATTCTGAGTACTTTTAAGGCCActtttttcagattcaaaaattttctgtgcggatattcatagtatttaaaaagacgaacaattttttcaaatgactttttttataaaaccaatatTGACCAgatttaaagcatttacaaaattctaaaaaactacacaaaaatgaacattttaagccatacAACgtgagatatgaaaaaaagtcaaagaaaagaaATATGTTGCTTTTTGCATGCCTTACATAatcatcataacaaatttatgaatttgtttgaaaaatcaaaaattcaaattttgacagcataacaaaataatggaaaatcaaaaattccattttttcatttaactatgtATTattagcataaaacactaacctgCTATGACTCTCGGTTAAAACTgaccttccccccccccccctcggccAATCCCTCATGAATCGAACTTTCACGGTACTGCCGTTGTAACTACTCACTCCACCCTAGAAGCTTTGCAAGAGTTTTTCAGTAAATTATTAGGAGATAAAGCAATAGAGCACCACAACtacgatgtagaacacgatgtggtagaaaattcaatttactaattctgggtcactgaggttaggaatataaCTTAGAAGTAAAAAAAACAGTAAGGCGGATAGCTAAAACCGTAGATGCCACGTGgtaatcagaaaaataaaattggaaatgagcaaatccagtttttgaaaaaacggtagaagttacaaaaaaatgttcaatactcgtgcagaaattgccaactgtttgccttatttccgatttgggccagatcaggcacacaattttgtggttgttaaatttggccccgcctagagcccgacttaacagccaagcttgccagtagatggcgctccattaatttcggggactaaagtgggttgactccaaatcgcccaagtttcaacgcaaagtgtcaagcgtcaaaaatattccattaatatttggaaaagtgacaaaataagtgggaaaaaatgccaaaagtgagcacaagacgaatgcgtaggtatagtatacttcaaaatattcctgaattacgtgttgaagactataataagtaaatttattaagaatgttaagatgaaaccaaagctcgaaatgaggttatttatttataagaaaagtaacaaaagtaatatttcatttgttgcgtcccaacatttattaaaaataactttttaataattaatacgaAATGAGCCTGCGCGCGCAGCGAATGAATCTGCGTGTGTGCGTGTGTGGACGCTAGGGTCCGAAAAGCCTAGCGCGGTGGCAGCACTTACCGGTGCAGCGCCGCTCGAGCCAAACTGGCTTTCTTCTTCCGGCCTAGCCGGCAGTGGTCGACTACTACGTCCCGCGTGCGGAGCTCCCTCGCGGCCGTCTGTTTCTCGTGCTACCTCGTGCAAACGGAATCGTTGTACAAAACGTGCAAATCAACGGATTCAGCCTTGAAATATCACAACTAACGTGGCCCTGCTCTCTTCTATTCAGTGTGCAAATTGAATGTGAGAGAATTCAAATCGAAACTGTGTGTGTGAGAGTGATACACGTGCGTGCATGGCAACGGCCATTGTGTTCGCGTGACGTCTCTTTCGCGGTTTCTCTATCAGTGTAACTTTTCCTCggttttgtcaataaaaaggttttttttatgccTCACGGCATTTTTCCCTCAAATACAGTGCATTCATTTCTATATCTTCCTCtctaaaatacataaaatcaCGTGtcggttttaaaatcaaaagtgcattgtaaaaagaaaatcattatttgaactAGGCCTATTTAATTCGCCAATTAAATAGGTCACGATCGTTCATGGTGCCTCGTAAGTGAAGTGGAATTCATCCTCTTTGTTCGCGAGTTCGCCGAAAGTGACGTCACGCGAGCGTGTGTGTGAGTTTAAGTGAGCGTTGGAGCTGGGAATCCCGCGCGAAAATCCACGTGCGATCGCGGCGCTGCGCGCCACCTCGCATTCTCTCTCCTTCCGCCCGCCCAGACTTCGCGCGCCAACAAACGCCAACAGCGCCCGCCAACTGCAGCGGAACGCGCGTGTACCATCTCAGCAGCGGAACGCGCCTACAGCAGTACAGCAGCGGCGCGCGTGTAGCAGCTCGACAGCAGAACACGAACAGGTGTAGCACCGTCGACTGCATTGCCATCGCGTGCGACCAGGGGGATCCACGCTCAGCTGGCTGTCATCCTCTTCGCGGATTAAAGATAAGTCTTTTTGACTCGCATAAATAAAAATacgctttttatttatttatttatttatttcgatttaCATTTTCGTTCGCTTGTTCGTTATGTAGATTTAATCTGTTTAACCTGAATTAAAATtgagtttattttttgttcacgTTAAAATTAATTACGTACTGTTGAATGTTTGTTGCGTTTAGATAAATTCAGCAcagagtttaatttgaaaattactaattCTAATTCANNNNNNNNNNNNNNNNNNNNNNNNNNNNNNNNNNNNNNNNNNNNNNNNNNNNNNNNNNNNNNNNNNNNNNNNNNNNNNNNNNNNNNNNNNNNNNNNNNNNTCGACCCTTCTCAACAACACCGTGACCTTCACAGAAAGGCACGACCTGCCAAAACTCGCGGCAGTCCCCGTTCCCAAATTCGATGGGGACCAGGAAAATTGGCTTCTCTGGAAGGCCACTTTCGAAGCGATGATCCATGACGCCCGGGGTTATCGGGAGTCGTTAAGCTGAGTCAGCTTAAAAACGCGGTTTCGGGACTGACCCTGCAGGTCATCAACGAGTTTTGTCGCAGTCCCTCCGATCGAAACTATCCCGCGGCTTAGGAAGCTTTGTGCAAGGCTTACGACCAACGCCGCGTGATAGTGAATGAACACTTTGACGCGCTGTTAAATTTAGCGCCCCACCCGAAGCCTACAACTGACACCACCGCTGGACTGATGTACACCGTCCGCCAGCATGTCAGCATGCTGAAGGCGATGGAAATCACAATCGGTGAGGAGGTTGTTGTGCGAATTCTGGAGAGATGCTTGCCAAAAGAGATCCTCGAAAAATGGATAGAGCAAGTATCCAGTGATAGGTATCCCAAGTTAGAGCAGTTGTATACCTTCATTCAAAATTCCGTTTTCAAACAACGGGAGATAGACAAAGCTCCCAGTGTGACGCATCCCAACAAGCGGCCTGGAGGTAAGAATTCAGCTCCCCCAGCGAAAATGTCCAAGCCCACTGCCCGATCTCTAGTCACTACGTCGACTTCATCGAACAATTCCTGTCCGAAGTGCGGACAAAATCATAGGCTCTATTCATGcgaagaattcaaaaaaagtaGCATGAAAGAGAAATGGGACTTTGTCTATGCGAACAAGCTGTGTCGCAACTGCCTTGGCGCTCACCCCGCCCCTTATTCCAGCAAAATTCGGTGCAAAAAGAAGGATTGCGGACGAGATCATCACACTTTCCTTCACACTAACAAGAAACAAAAAGGGTCGGCATCTTCTAAGCCCGCTGATGAAGCTGTGTCTTCTGGGGCAACacaaaaattactaaattctTGTCAAACATTTTCATCTCAAGCATATCTCTCTGATTCTCAACTTATGACCACTGCGGTCCTAAACTTTCAATCCAATCGAGGGAAGGGTTTCATGGCACGATCGTTGTTAGATTCTTGTTCAAATGCAAATTCAATGACACAATCTTTTCTCCATCATTTAAAATTGCCAACTAAGCAATGCTTTGTAAACATCGGAGCAATTGACAATGCGAGCACTGTTTCGGAAAAATACACTAACGCTACTTTTTATTCCAATTACAATAATAGTAaacatcaattaaattttctgattgtACCTAAAATTGCAGACCGAGTGCCAAACGAAACTTTTCCTCGAGAACGATTTGGAATTCCCAAAAATGTCAAGCTTGCAGATCCTCAATTTCACGTACCTAGACCCATCAATGTCTTACTGGTATCAGGGACAACATTGTCATCTCTGGCGATTGGTCAAATCAAATTGACCAGTGATAATTCTCAGATCACTCTTCAAAAAACAGCCTTTGGTTGGGTGGTAGCCGGAAGATCATCGTCGACTAAACCTCTTAATACAGTCTCCTGTAATGCCGTGAAATTGGACCAGTTGCTGGAAAGATTCATGGCTATCGAGGATATCGACTATCAGCCAGTCAAGGCTCAAGAAAACGTAGCTTGCGAGAATTACTACGTCGAAACGACCACTCGCGACGCTTCTGGTCGTTACACAGTTAGGCTCCCGTTTCAGTCTCAAAGGTTCGAATTAGGTTCATCCAAGCGCCAAGCTTTACAGCGCTTTAAGGCATTAGAACGAAAATTCGATGCCAATCCCGATTTCCGAGCTCAGTACGAGAAGGAAATCAATAGTTATCTGGAATTAGGCCATATGACTTCGTGCGAAGACGACGCTGATGATGGTTATTACATGCCTCATCACGCGGTAATCAAAGAATCAAGCGAAACCACGAAGTGTCGCGTCGTATTCGACGCTTCGGCTGAAACTTCGACGCGCACTTCGCTGAACAAAGTCTTGCTGACTGGGCCGACTCTCCAGGAAACTATTCCACAACAATCTCTGCGCTTCCGTGCGCATCCCTTCGTGATAACTGCGGACATCGAGAAAATGTACCGGCAGATCTGGGTCCACCCAGACGACaggaaattccaaaaaatcctGTGGTATCACGAAGGAAAAATTCGAACGTTTCACATTAACGTCGTGACTTTCGGTGTGACATGTGCTCCATTTTTAGCAATTAGAACATTGCACCAATTGGCCTCAGACGAGGAGGTCAATTCTCCAAGAGATGCTCAGCTCCTTCGCAGAGATTTCTACGTCGACGATTTTCTGTCAGGCGCAAATTCCTTAGACGAAATCATGGCAATACGCGATGAGATGATTGAACTTCTCAGTCGCGGCGGATTCGTCATTCGAATATGGTCATCTAACCATCCTTCCGCATTGGATAACATagataaaagaattttcgatttGGATTGCGGAATTCAAGGTAATCCCGTTAAAAAAGACTCTCGGAATCGTCTGGGATTCTGAACGAGACTCTTTATACCAAAGTCCTAATTCAGGACTGCTGGAGAGCCAAACTCACTTGGGACGAATCTCTTCTTCAAAACATCCATACAAAATGGATTGATTTAGCAGGTCAACTTCCTAGTTTGGAATCGATAGCGATACCCAGAAATTTACGATGCGGTAATCCGGTTTCCACGGAAATACACGGATTTTGCTATGCATCTCTGAATGGGTACGGCGCTTGTATCTTCGTTCGATCTGCAGATTCACTCGGCAATGTTACTGTAAGGTTGGCTTGCAGTAAGTCCGAGATAGCGTCGATGAGTCATCAGACTATTCCACGATTGGAACTAGCTGGTGCCACTCTTCTTAAAAAACTGTACGTTGAAGCAAGGGAACAACTGATTTTCCTTTTCGAGCGGGTGATGTTCTGGTCAGATTCGATGATAGTTTTGTGCTGGTTAAAAAAGGCACCTCATTTGTTGCGAACATATGAGAGCAATCGAGTAGCTGAAATCCGAACGTTGGGTGACGAAGCTGAGTGGCGGCACATCCGTTCTGGGGACAATCCGGCTGATTCATTGTCACGCGGTCAGTTGCCAAATGATCTGATAAATAATTCCCTTTGAAGATCTGGTCCTGAATGGTTGGCATTTTCCGATGATAACTGGCCACATTGATCGCCATCCCTTTCTAATGACCTGTCAGGTTGTAAGGAAGGACTGGTTTTATTCACCGCTGCATCAGGTAGTACTATCTACTCTCGATTTTCAGAGTATGGTACTCTCATCCGGTCGTTTGCTTACCTACTTCGTTGGAAGATGAAGGGGAAGAACGCTATTGAGACTCCGAAGACGAATAGGTCGAGAAGAGGTATCCGGTATTTATCTCCGGACGAGATAGCTAACGCCGAGATTCCCATTCTTCTACTGATTCAACGGGAGAGTTTTAGCCCCGAAATCAAACTTCTGAAATCGAATAAAAAGCAGAATTCGAACAATTCTACAAGTTCGTTCAGAAGTCAAACTAAGTTCGATGAACTCAATCCATTCCTTGATGACAACGGTCTGATTAGAGTAGGCGGTCGTTTGAAAAAATCCGACCTtctcttcaatcaaaaatatccaATCTACTCTCTATACCGGACGTGAGAGATTTTGGATACTCAACGGAAGAAACCAGATTCGACATGTCATACACCGGTGCGTGCCGTGTATTCGTCAAAAACCGAAATTTCCACATGCCAAAATGGCAGACTTGCCGAAATCTCGTGTAACACGTGAAATCTCGTGTGTCTTCGTTTGCATGGCCACTAAGGCTGTGCATATCGAGGTTGCTTCTGGTCTTTCTGTCGAGGACTTTCTCGCATGTTTTCGCCGATTTATCAGTATACGCNNNNNNNNNNNNNNNNNNNNNNNNNNNNNNNNNNNNNNNNNNNNNNNNNNNNNNNNNNNNNNNNNNNNNNNNNNNNNNNNNNNNNNNNNNNNNNNNNNNNGTGGCACAAGGAATACTTGCACGAACTGCAAGTGCGTCAAAAATGGTTGAACTCTACTGCCACGTTAAAAATCGGATCGGTGGTCGTGTCAATGGAAGACAAATCTGCGAGCGCGAGATGGCCACTGGGTATCGTCGTGGCGATCTACCCTGGGAGCGATGGCATTGCAAGGGTGgcggttttaaaatcaaaagtgcattgtaaaaagaaaatcattatgtGAACTAGGCCTATTTAATTCGCCAATTAAATAGGTCACGATCGTTCattatttgttgaatgtgaaaacgaattagatcaacaataacGTCatgaacatatttattttcacgtatttttaggttatttaatactttccacaattaggttcaatatagaaattgaaagcaacttcaatttagaaattaataccAGAtacatattgcaaaatacttaaatggtttatcatacataaatgctggctgttatgttgcgtcgtttgactttttccgtttactcgaaaaaaagtgtctgacatactccaattttttcatatcgcgatctgttagataacctgatatttatattctcaaatttcagttaaggaggtgatatattcgattttaatattgctttatttaagaatcccttttaattaagaataagaaaaataaattatatgggtccgatcggggccaggtatggttatctctgggcgcagcgcttgggccccgatcgggcaccGCGTTTCATTTTGAGTCTGGCCcaatctagatagcctgatttgggccaaattgtgcccgatctggccccgatcagatccaaattggaatttctgcacgggtaaccGTTTGGGATCGTGGTCTCCACCTCCCTTGGATCTTTAGCTGTCTTCAATTTATTCCTTTCCCCTTGTCACTTTAGGCTATAATTCTTGGTGTTATCTCATTGGCTGTGCCGATGGCTTTGATGCTATTCTTTTATGCGGAAATTTCAATTCCCATTTCCCTTTGTAGGATTCTGTGTTGGAAAATGCAGGTGGCAGAGAGCTGTGCCGGACTGTCTCAGATCGGGATTTGATTCCACTGAATTACTCCTGTCCAACATTTCTCTTGTTGACTGGTAGATCTGGTCAAGAACCTTGATTGGTCTCTGTTTCGGAAAAATACAAAGGATTTTATTCCGGATCTGGTCGTTAACTGAGAAGATAGTGTAAGCCCTGCAACTGTCTATGACCGGTTCGTAAATGTAGTGTTTCGTATTCTGGTTGGTTTTGGGTCCTATCGTTCAAATTCCTGTAAAGCCAGACGTAAGTCCTAACTGCTTTGGTGAAGTAAAGACTGTAATGCTGCATTGGCTATGAGGCCCGAGGCTTTCAAGAGATACGTTGAAAATCAGTCCAGGGAGAGTGTACTGGAGGCGAAGCAGGTTGACAATGAAGTCAAGAAATTCCTTCGTAATCGGAAGTATTGTTCTTTCCGCCAGTTCTGTGATTCTAGAATTCCTTCGAGtagttttaattgaatttcgcgAACTGTGCGGTGGTTGGCCTCTCGTTGTATCTCCAAGAACACTGGGGTGGTTACTGATTCCAACTCGGTTGAGATCAGGGAGCTGCAGGAGGCTATTGTGTCCTCTCACATTGTTCCTGTCGTGGTTTCCCCTACTGTGCAAATTGATTTGTGTGACTCTATGAACCACCTATTCTCAGAGATAGAGTTTTGTACGGCTCTGGAATCTTGCAGGGCTCGTACGTCCCCAGGTCTTGATGGAATCACCTACTAGGTTGTCAGGGGCTCCTCTGATCCGGTGTTAAGCTTTATCCTTTCTCTTTTCAATAGAATGTATGATCCATCCATTTTTCAGGAGGCTTGAGTTGACTCTCATGTCATCTTTATCCCCAAGTCTGCCGGTAAGGGGTCCCTGACGTCCACCATGTGTATATTGTTAAAGAGATTGGTTCAGCGCAGATTAGCGTTTAGGGATGAGAAAAAGGAATGAATCCCGAGATTTCAATATGGGTTCAGGAGAGGCAGATCTGCCTTGGACTGTGTTTCGACAGTTACTACTGAGATTATGGAGGATTTGGGAGAGGACGAACTTACCCTGGCTCTTGCGATCGATATTAGAAGTGCATTCAATTCGGTCCACCCTGGGTTCTTAATCCAAAACCTAAAGGACCTAGAGGCTGCGCCAATAATCACTAATTCTATATCATTTTTTATCACTAGAAGGAGACTATTCTTCTCTGAAAAGGGCGCTTCTCGGGAGGGTGATGTAGGGGTTGCTCAAGTTGGGACACCGGTCACCCATCCTGTTCAACCTTGGTTTGCGTAACTTGGTGATCATTTGCCTGTTTGGGTGAGGGCTAATCAGTATTCGGATGACTTGCTTTTAATCATAACATGTAAGGATATTATGCTAGCTCTGGCTCTTCTTAAGGAAGCTGTTAAAGCTTCAATCCCATGACTCAGCATGTTAGGCATCTCGATTTCCTTCCCGAAGTCTCAGATGTGTGCCTTCACTAGATATCGGGTGGTTTTAGAGGACATTTTCCTAAAGGTGGGCGCCCAACTGATTGTCTGTCGTTTAACACTGATGTACTTGGGGATTTTGTTGGACATGCGCCTGACCTGGGTTCCTCACATTAAGTACATTGCTGGGAACGCTTTTAGAGCCGTTAGCGTTCTGCATGTTACTGCTAGAATCTATTGGGGTGCTGATCCTCTCATTCTGGATATTAttccctggcggactgaaggaaccgacaggagcctctacaaagtacccttaaagacctcaCTGagccccccttcggttccttcttgataaactaaaaaagcagcaagatcaacttttaaattgttaaaattcggattctacgttaaaattttagttagaaactcacggagtaatcgcaatacttttttttgcagcgttaaaaattaaacaaataccaTTAAATTCGGCtgaagcgcatccataatagctcaagtagaatgttacgcgcgaagtttaaaaataaaattctctctcacttgcatcgcagcttTGTTGTCTGAGATTTCTACTGCGTTGCACTAGCAtccatacaaaattcttaaagttaccaacggaacgcttattaactgttaCTTAAAGAAGaagcacttgaagccgccttcggctcATGTacatgacaggtattttattttttaaagtttttaacagttgcaagaaaaaatattgcgattactc
It encodes:
- the LOC117170768 gene encoding uncharacterized protein LOC117170768, with the translated sequence MLKAMEITIGEEVVVRILERCLPKEILEKWIEQVSSDRYPKLEQLYTFIQNSVFKQREIDKAPSVTHPNKRPGGKNSAPPAKMSKPTARSLVTTSTSSNNSCPKCGQNHRLYSCEEFKKSSMKEKWDFVYANKLCRNCLGAHPAPYSSKIRCKKKDCGRDHHTFLHTNKKQKGSASSKPADEAVSSGATQKLLNSCQTFSSQAYLSDSQLMTTAVLNFQSNRGKGFMARSLLDSCSNANSMTQSFLHHLKLPTKQCFVNIGAIDNASTVSEKYTNATFYSNYNNSKHQLNFLIVPKIADRVPNETFPRERFGIPKNVKLADPQFHVPRPINVLLVSGTTLSSLAIGQIKLTSDNSQITLQKTAFGWVVAGRSSSTKPLNTVSCNAVKLDQLLERFMAIEDIDYQPVKAQENVACENYYVETTTRDASGRYTVRLPFQSQRFELGSSKRQALQRFKALERKFDANPDFRAQYEKEINSYLELGHMTSCEDDADDGYYMPHHAVIKESSETTKCRVVFDASAETSTRTSLNKVLLTGPTLQETIPQQSLRFRAHPFVITADIEKMYRQIWVHPDDRKFQKILWYHEGKIRTFHINVVTFGVTCAPFLAIRTLHQLASDEEVNSPRDAQLLRRDFYVDDFLSGANSLDEIMAIRDEMIELLSRGGFVIRIWSSNHPSALDNIDKRIFDLDCGIQVLIQDCWRAKLTWDESLLQNIHTKWIDLAGQLPSLESIAIPRNLRCGNPVSTEIHGFCYASLNGYGACIFVRSADSLGNVTVRLACSKSEIASMSHQTIPRLELAGATLLKKLYVEAREQLIFLFERVMFWSDSMIVLCWLKKAPHLLRTYESNRVAEIRTLGDEAEWRHIRSGDNPADSLSRGCKEGLVLFTAASGSTIYSRFSEYGTLIRSFAYLLRWKMKGKNAIETPKTNRSRRGIRYLSPDEIANAEIPILLLIQRESFSPEIKLLKSNKKQNSNNSTSSFRSQTKFDELNPFLDDNGLIRVGGRLKKSDLLFNQKYPIYSLYRT